The segment GGGTGAGGCGACGAAGGAGAACCATTGCTCGCCGATCGGCGCCGCGTCGAACGCGATTCCACAGGAAAAACGCAATTCGGGGGAGGGGACGGCCGCGACGAACCCGCCCTCCATCGAGGGGATCCAGATCGGCGCTTCGAGCGTCGTCTCGAGCCGCGGCGCGTAGGCCGCCGAGAGCCCCACCCGCGCGAGCGCCTCCGCCCACGGCAGGGCCGAGCCGTCGAGGATCGGCACCTCCGGCCCCGTGAGCTCGATTCGCGCGTCGTCCACGTCCATCATGGCGAGCGCCGCGAGCAAATGCTCCGGCGTCCTGATCTTCGTGTCTCCATTCGCGAGCGTGGTCGAGCGGGTCGTATCGGCGACGAACGTCGCGCGGGCCCGGATCACGGGCGCGTCCGGCAGATCCATCCGCACGAAGAAGCGGCCTTCGCCCGGCGCGACGGGCCGAATGCGCACCTCGGCGACCTCACCCGTATGCAGGCCTCGCCCCGCGATCACCACCTCGTCCGCCGGCGTTTTTCGTTTGTCGACCATTGTTCCTTCGTGACGCTCTCGTGTCGTTCGGGTCCTTCGTTCGTGGCGCGAGGCGCGAAAAACATTTCGCGGCGCGTCACGGAGTGGAGAACGAGGCCGGTTCGATCTTGTGGCGCGCGGTCATGTCGTGGCAAGGGTTGGATCGATGAAGCCGCTCCTCATCGTGAACCCTCGCTCGGCTGGCGGAAAGACCGGCGCGCTCTTCGAGAAGATGCGCGGCCCGATCGAGCGCCACCTCGGGCACGTGGACGTCGCGTTCACCGAGCGCGCGCGCCACGCGGTCGACATCGCGCGCGACGCGGCGGGCGAGGGGCGGGAGATGGTGGTCGCGGTCGGGGGCGACGGCTCGATCCACGAGGTCGTCTGCGGGCTCATGGAGGCGCGCGAGGCGGGCAAGAAGCCGCCGAAGCTCGGCATCATCGGCGCTGGCACGGGTGGCGACTACCGGCGCACGCTCGGCTTCGAGAACCGCCTCGACCGTTATTGCGAGGCCATCGCCGAGGGCAAGACGCGCGCGGTGGACATCGGCCGATTCTCGTACGCGACGCAAGCCGGGGAGCGGAAGAGCTCTTTTTTCGTGAACATCCTCTCCGTCGGCATGAGCGGCCTCGTCGACCAGCTCGTGGCCGAGTCGACGCGCACGCTCGGCGGCACGATGGCGTATTTCACGTCCTCGGTGAAAGGCCTCGCGCAGAGCGTCGTGGGCCGCGTCAAATGCACGATATGGCGGGAGGACAGCTCGCGCGAGGAGACGATCGAGACGCGCTGCCTCGCCATCTGCAACGGCCGCTTCTTCGGCAGCGGCATGCAGGTCGCGCCGATGGCCCACCCCGACGACGGGCTCTTCGACGTCGTGGACCTCGGCGCCGCCTCGAGGCTGCGTTTTTTCATGGTCTCCTCGCGCATGTACACCGGCACGCACGTGCACTCGCTCGACGTGAAGCACTACCGCTGCGAGCGCATCCAATTGGAACTTTTGAACCAGGATGTCGCGGATCGGTTCCTGCTCGACGTCGACGGCGAGCCGCTCGGCCGCTTGCCGCTCGAGGTCGAGATGGTGCCCGGCGCCATCGAGGTGCTCGTCCCCAAGCAATAATGCGGTGCGGCATTGCGGAATTGGCTCGCGCGCCGCTGAATTGGTTGTAGAATCTCTTGCCTCATGAGCCAGGACGACGTCTCGAGCGGCGCGCGCTCCTCTGGACCGCGCTTTTTGGTCGTTGGATGCGGCGGAATCGGTGGCCTCGTGGCCGCGCACCTCTTCGCGGGTGGGCACGACGTCACGGCGCTGACCACGAATACACGAATCGCGGACGCGATCAATACGAAGGGCCTGCGCGTCCTCGGCGAGAACAGCCCCGGCACGGTGCGCGGGCGGGCCGTCTCGTCGCTGCCCGCGGGCACCGAGCCGTTTGATTACATCCTGCTCGCCACGCAGCCGCCGCAGGTGGAGGAGGCCGCGCGCGGCGTGGCTCCGTTCCTCGCGGAGGCGGGCGCGATGGTGACGTTCCAGAACGGCCTGTGCGAAGAACGAATCGCGCGGATCGCGGGGCCCGAGCGGGTGCTCGGCGGCGTCGTCGCCTGGGGCGCGTCCATGCTGGAGCCCGGCGTGTACGAGCGCACCTCGCCCGGGGGATTCGTCCTCGGGCGGATGGATGGGCTGCCGGACGAGAGGCTTCCTCCGCTCGCGAAGGCGCTCGGCTCGATCGGCGAGACGATCCTCACCGACAACCTCGCCGGCGCGCGCTGGTCGAAGCTCGCCATCAATTGCACGATCACCTCCCTCGGCGCGCTCGGCGGCGAGCGGCTCGGCGTGCTCTTGCGCCATCGCTTCATTCGTCGGCTCGCGCTGGAGATCATGACCGAGGTCGTGCTCGTCGCCCGCGCCTCGGGCGTCCGGCTGCAGAAGGTCTCGGGTACGCTCGATCTCGACTGGATCGCGCTCTCCGACGCCGACCGCGCCTCCGTCGGCTCGCCCTCGCTTTTCGCCAAGCACGCCATTTTGCTCGCCGTGGGCGCGCGCTTCCGCAAGATGCGCTCGTCGATGCTCTCCGCGATCGAGCGAGGCCGCCCGCCCGCCGTGGATTTCCTGAACGGCGAAATCGTGAGCCGCGGCCTCTCGCTCGGCATTGCCACGCCCATCAACGCGGCGGTCCAGGCCGAGGTCCACGCGCTCGCCAAGAACCGGACGACGCCGTCGCTCGCGATTTGCCGCGCGCTCTACGAGCGCACGCGAACGCTGGTGAACGCGCCGTTCTCCATGCCGCCGCCGCCCGCGGAGGCGGATCCGGCCGCGCTCGACCCGGAGATCCCGCCCCCGCCGCGCAAGCCGGCGGCCCGCGTCACGTCCCCGTCATCGCTCGAGTTATGACCTGACGCCGAGCAGGCGCTCGGCGGCCGGATAGATCGGAC is part of the Polyangium spumosum genome and harbors:
- the lpxC gene encoding UDP-3-O-acyl-N-acetylglucosamine deacetylase, producing the protein MVDKRKTPADEVVIAGRGLHTGEVAEVRIRPVAPGEGRFFVRMDLPDAPVIRARATFVADTTRSTTLANGDTKIRTPEHLLAALAMMDVDDARIELTGPEVPILDGSALPWAEALARVGLSAAYAPRLETTLEAPIWIPSMEGGFVAAVPSPELRFSCGIAFDAAPIGEQWFSFVASPERFLRDIAPARTFGTLADVEMMRARGLLAGANLDVGIVCDQTRWLNGPLRFPEEPARHKLLDFVGDLSLVDPLPRAHYLAFKAGHALHVRLARRLLEGG
- a CDS encoding diacylglycerol/lipid kinase family protein, whose protein sequence is MKPLLIVNPRSAGGKTGALFEKMRGPIERHLGHVDVAFTERARHAVDIARDAAGEGREMVVAVGGDGSIHEVVCGLMEAREAGKKPPKLGIIGAGTGGDYRRTLGFENRLDRYCEAIAEGKTRAVDIGRFSYATQAGERKSSFFVNILSVGMSGLVDQLVAESTRTLGGTMAYFTSSVKGLAQSVVGRVKCTIWREDSSREETIETRCLAICNGRFFGSGMQVAPMAHPDDGLFDVVDLGAASRLRFFMVSSRMYTGTHVHSLDVKHYRCERIQLELLNQDVADRFLLDVDGEPLGRLPLEVEMVPGAIEVLVPKQ
- a CDS encoding ketopantoate reductase family protein codes for the protein MSQDDVSSGARSSGPRFLVVGCGGIGGLVAAHLFAGGHDVTALTTNTRIADAINTKGLRVLGENSPGTVRGRAVSSLPAGTEPFDYILLATQPPQVEEAARGVAPFLAEAGAMVTFQNGLCEERIARIAGPERVLGGVVAWGASMLEPGVYERTSPGGFVLGRMDGLPDERLPPLAKALGSIGETILTDNLAGARWSKLAINCTITSLGALGGERLGVLLRHRFIRRLALEIMTEVVLVARASGVRLQKVSGTLDLDWIALSDADRASVGSPSLFAKHAILLAVGARFRKMRSSMLSAIERGRPPAVDFLNGEIVSRGLSLGIATPINAAVQAEVHALAKNRTTPSLAICRALYERTRTLVNAPFSMPPPPAEADPAALDPEIPPPPRKPAARVTSPSSLEL